In the Coturnix japonica isolate 7356 chromosome 6, Coturnix japonica 2.1, whole genome shotgun sequence genome, one interval contains:
- the PDZD7 gene encoding PDZ domain-containing protein 7 isoform X2: MAQGWEDAEMTAAGRSRSSSSEVSLAPRCLLSKQSRLLNGVTRSARATSPMGRVILINSPIEASSNESDVINAITVEKSTDGKLGFSVRGGSEHGLGIFVSKVEEGSAAEQAGLCVGDKITEVNSVSLENITMSSAVKVLTGNNRLRMVVRRMGRVPGIKFSKEKTAWVDVVNRRLVVEKSGSTPSESGSEDGLRRIVHLYTTSDDYCLGFNIRGGREFGLGIYVSKVDPGGLAEQNGIRVGDQVLAANGVKFEDISHSKAVEVLKGQTHIMLTIKETGRFPAYKELVAEYCWLSRLTNGQLQQLSQTSETSSSISSYSSGPPPGTVNGLGSVTPVPPTRTVDVAISTEDGPRRGWARDRAERAMQTEPATEGLQETRRTVRPPELLRDTAIRGQGAREPPGTHPRSTFSHSPKTALLLALSRPRQPITRSQSDLTVAEEKRKKKPEGQGSRGATPGLHRSKTLVNLFFKGGRTSSQSWVPPSPEPPSSERRARTKSPGRPDGDREKSRRGPIPAPFCSLATPQPDSGDPEARLTLIQDTAARLLSPDEVTAVLRHCTRYLHEGGVEDLVRPLLAILDRPEKVLLLRDVRSVVAPTDLGRFDSMVMPLELEAFDALKSRSVRSPALRPAHHDVTPKRHLITPVPDYRGGFLLKPAGAPEPEEAEGLPQSPARPRASPSPRRLHPRAYTPLPDVPVDAYAYASGPSPTSSPRPPNWLLAEPPHSPQPQDGRSSVLVKPRRGRAPLTLGGERGAVPLANGPREEEEEEERLLTVTLSKLKHSLGISISGGIESRAQPMVKIEKIFPGGAAFLSGVLKAGHELVSVDGESLQNVTHQRAVDIIRQAYRNKAKEPMELVVRVPAAPPE; the protein is encoded by the exons ATGGCCCAGGGCTGGGAGGACGCGGAGATGACGGCGGCCGGGCGGTCGCGGAGCTCCAGCAGTGAGGTCAGCCTGGCGCCCCGCTGCCTGCTCAGCAAACAGAGCCGCCTGCTCAACGGGGTCACCCGCAGCGCCCGCGCCACGTCCCCTATGGGGCGCGTCATCCTCATCAACTCCCCCATCGAAG CCAGCAGCAATGAGAGCGATGTCATCAACGCCATCACGGTGGAGAAGAGCACGGACGGCAAGCTGGGCTTTAGTGTCCGCGGTGGCTCCGAGCATGGACTGGGCATCTTCGTCAGCAAAGTGGAGGAGGGCAGCGCCGCCG AGCAGGCTGGGCTGTGCGTGGGGGACAAGATCACAGAGGTGAACAGCGTGAGCCTAGAGAACATCACCATGAGCAGTGCTGTCAAGGTCCTCACTGGCAACAACCGCCTCCGCATGGTGGTCCGGCGTATGGGCCGTGTGCCGGGCATCAAGTTCTCCAAGGAGAAGACAGCCTG GGTGGATGTGGTGAACAGGCGGCTGGTGGTGGAGAAGAGTGGCTCAACACCATCAGAAAGTGGCTCTGAGGATGGTCTGCGGCGCATCGTCCACCTCTACACCACCTCTGATGATTACTGCCTGGGCTTCAATATCCGCGGAGGTCGGGAGTTCGGCCTTGGCATCTATGTCTCCAA GGTGGACCCTGGGGGGCTGGCAGAGCAGAATGGCATTCGGGTGGGCGACCAAGTCCTTGCAGCCAATGGAGTCAAGTTTGAAGACATAAGCCATAGCAAGGCGGTGGAGGTGCTCAAGGGGCAGACCCACATCATGCTTACCATCAAG GAGACCGGCCGCTTCCCTGCCTACAAGGAGCTGGTGGCCGAGTACTGCTGGCTCAGCCGCT TGACCAAcgggcagctgcagcagctctctcaGACCTCGGAGACCagctcctccatctcctcctaCTCCTCGGGGCCACCGCCAGGGACAGTGAACGGGCTGGGGTCTGTGACCCCTGTGCCACCCACACGCACAGTGGACGTTGCCATCTCCACAGAGGATGGGCCGCGTCGGGGCTGGGCACGGGATCGTGCTGAACGGGCCATGCAGACAGAACCAGCCACCGAGGGGCTGCAGGAAACGCGGCGCACGGTGCGGCCCCCAGAGCTGCTGCGGGACACGGCCATCCGAGGCCAGGGTGCCCGCGAGCCCCCCGGCACCCACCCGCGCAGCACCTTCTCCCACTCCCCCAAAACGGCTCTGCTGTTGGCGCTGAGCCGGCCCCGGCAGCCCATCACACGTTCCCAGAGCGACCTCACAGTGGCTG aggagaagaggaagaagaagccGGAGGGACAGGGGTCACGGGGGGCTACTCCCGGGCTGCACCGCTCCAAGACCCTCGTCAACCTCTTCTTCAAGGGTGGTCGcaccagcagccagagctgggtaccccccagccctgagcccccCAGCTCCGAGCGCCGGGCACGCACCAAGTCCCCAGGGCGCCCTGATGGGGACAGAG AGAAAAGCCGTCGtggccccatcccagccccgTTCTGCAGCCTGGCCACCCCACAGCCCGACAGTGGTGATCCCGAGGCACGGCTTACACTTATCCAGGATACAGCAGCACGGCTGCTCAGCCCCGATGAGGTGACAGCTGTGCTCCGCCACTGCACTCGG TACCTGCATGAGGGCGGCGTGGAGGACCTGGTGCGGCCATTGCTTGCTATCCTGGACAGGCCCGagaaggtgctgctgctgcgggACGTCAG GAGTGTGGTGGCCCCCACAGACCTGGGACGCTTTGACAGCATGGTGATGCCGCTGGAGCTGGAGGCTTTTGATGCCCTCAAGAGCCGCTCAG TGCGCTCGCCTGCCCTGCGCCCAGCCCACCACGATGTCACCCCCAAGCGACACCTCATCACGCCTGTGCCTG ATTACCGTGGAGGGTTCCTGCTGAAACCAGCAGGGGCCCCTGAAccagaggaagctgaggggCTGCCACagagcccggcccggccgcggGCCTCCCCAAGCCCCCGCCGACTACACCCCCGCGCCTACACCCCACTCCCTGACGTGCCAGTGGACGCCTACGCCTATGCCAGTGGCCCCTCACCCACCTCTAGCCCCAGGCCCCCCAACTGGCTGCTGGCCGAGCCCCcgcacagcccccagccccaggatGGGCGCTCCTCGGTGCTGGTGAAGCCCCGGAGAGGACGGGCTCCCCTCACActgggaggggagaggggggcTGTACCCCTCGCCAATGGCCccagggaggaagaggaggaggaggagcggcTGCTGACTGTCACCTTGTCCAAGCTGAAGCATTCACTGG GGATCAGCATCTCTGGTGGCATTGAATCACGGGCACAGCCGATGGTGAAGATTGAGAAGATCTTCCCAGGAGGGGCCGCTTTCCTCAGTGGTGTCCTCAAG GCAGGGCATGAGCTGGTGTCAGTAGATGGAGAGAGCCTGCAGAACGTCACGCACCAGCGCGCCGTGGACATCATCCGCCAGGCCTACCGCAACAAAGCCAAGGAGCCCATGGAGCTGGTGGTGCGGGTGCCTGCTGCCCCCCCGGAGTGA
- the PDZD7 gene encoding PDZ domain-containing protein 7 isoform X1, which produces MAQGWEDAEMTAAGRSRSSSSEVSLAPRCLLSKQSRLLNGVTRSARATSPMGRVILINSPIEASSNESDVINAITVEKSTDGKLGFSVRGGSEHGLGIFVSKVEEGSAAEQAGLCVGDKITEVNSVSLENITMSSAVKVLTGNNRLRMVVRRMGRVPGIKFSKEKTAWVDVVNRRLVVEKSGSTPSESGSEDGLRRIVHLYTTSDDYCLGFNIRGGREFGLGIYVSKVDPGGLAEQNGIRVGDQVLAANGVKFEDISHSKAVEVLKGQTHIMLTIKETGRFPAYKELVAEYCWLSRLTNGQLQQLSQTSETSSSISSYSSGPPPGTVNGLGSVTPVPPTRTVDVAISTEDGPRRGWARDRAERAMQTEPATEGLQETRRTVRPPELLRDTAIRGQGAREPPGTHPRSTFSHSPKTALLLALSRPRQPITRSQSDLTVAEEKRKKKPEGQGSRGATPGLHRSKTLVNLFFKGGRTSSQSWVPPSPEPPSSERRARTKSPGRPDGDRVGAVQKFVIRSLKREKSRRGPIPAPFCSLATPQPDSGDPEARLTLIQDTAARLLSPDEVTAVLRHCTRYLHEGGVEDLVRPLLAILDRPEKVLLLRDVRSVVAPTDLGRFDSMVMPLELEAFDALKSRSVRSPALRPAHHDVTPKRHLITPVPDYRGGFLLKPAGAPEPEEAEGLPQSPARPRASPSPRRLHPRAYTPLPDVPVDAYAYASGPSPTSSPRPPNWLLAEPPHSPQPQDGRSSVLVKPRRGRAPLTLGGERGAVPLANGPREEEEEEERLLTVTLSKLKHSLGISISGGIESRAQPMVKIEKIFPGGAAFLSGVLKAGHELVSVDGESLQNVTHQRAVDIIRQAYRNKAKEPMELVVRVPAAPPE; this is translated from the exons ATGGCCCAGGGCTGGGAGGACGCGGAGATGACGGCGGCCGGGCGGTCGCGGAGCTCCAGCAGTGAGGTCAGCCTGGCGCCCCGCTGCCTGCTCAGCAAACAGAGCCGCCTGCTCAACGGGGTCACCCGCAGCGCCCGCGCCACGTCCCCTATGGGGCGCGTCATCCTCATCAACTCCCCCATCGAAG CCAGCAGCAATGAGAGCGATGTCATCAACGCCATCACGGTGGAGAAGAGCACGGACGGCAAGCTGGGCTTTAGTGTCCGCGGTGGCTCCGAGCATGGACTGGGCATCTTCGTCAGCAAAGTGGAGGAGGGCAGCGCCGCCG AGCAGGCTGGGCTGTGCGTGGGGGACAAGATCACAGAGGTGAACAGCGTGAGCCTAGAGAACATCACCATGAGCAGTGCTGTCAAGGTCCTCACTGGCAACAACCGCCTCCGCATGGTGGTCCGGCGTATGGGCCGTGTGCCGGGCATCAAGTTCTCCAAGGAGAAGACAGCCTG GGTGGATGTGGTGAACAGGCGGCTGGTGGTGGAGAAGAGTGGCTCAACACCATCAGAAAGTGGCTCTGAGGATGGTCTGCGGCGCATCGTCCACCTCTACACCACCTCTGATGATTACTGCCTGGGCTTCAATATCCGCGGAGGTCGGGAGTTCGGCCTTGGCATCTATGTCTCCAA GGTGGACCCTGGGGGGCTGGCAGAGCAGAATGGCATTCGGGTGGGCGACCAAGTCCTTGCAGCCAATGGAGTCAAGTTTGAAGACATAAGCCATAGCAAGGCGGTGGAGGTGCTCAAGGGGCAGACCCACATCATGCTTACCATCAAG GAGACCGGCCGCTTCCCTGCCTACAAGGAGCTGGTGGCCGAGTACTGCTGGCTCAGCCGCT TGACCAAcgggcagctgcagcagctctctcaGACCTCGGAGACCagctcctccatctcctcctaCTCCTCGGGGCCACCGCCAGGGACAGTGAACGGGCTGGGGTCTGTGACCCCTGTGCCACCCACACGCACAGTGGACGTTGCCATCTCCACAGAGGATGGGCCGCGTCGGGGCTGGGCACGGGATCGTGCTGAACGGGCCATGCAGACAGAACCAGCCACCGAGGGGCTGCAGGAAACGCGGCGCACGGTGCGGCCCCCAGAGCTGCTGCGGGACACGGCCATCCGAGGCCAGGGTGCCCGCGAGCCCCCCGGCACCCACCCGCGCAGCACCTTCTCCCACTCCCCCAAAACGGCTCTGCTGTTGGCGCTGAGCCGGCCCCGGCAGCCCATCACACGTTCCCAGAGCGACCTCACAGTGGCTG aggagaagaggaagaagaagccGGAGGGACAGGGGTCACGGGGGGCTACTCCCGGGCTGCACCGCTCCAAGACCCTCGTCAACCTCTTCTTCAAGGGTGGTCGcaccagcagccagagctgggtaccccccagccctgagcccccCAGCTCCGAGCGCCGGGCACGCACCAAGTCCCCAGGGCGCCCTGATGGGGACAGAG TAGGTGCTGTGCAGAAGTTTGTCATCCGGAGCCTGAAACGGG AGAAAAGCCGTCGtggccccatcccagccccgTTCTGCAGCCTGGCCACCCCACAGCCCGACAGTGGTGATCCCGAGGCACGGCTTACACTTATCCAGGATACAGCAGCACGGCTGCTCAGCCCCGATGAGGTGACAGCTGTGCTCCGCCACTGCACTCGG TACCTGCATGAGGGCGGCGTGGAGGACCTGGTGCGGCCATTGCTTGCTATCCTGGACAGGCCCGagaaggtgctgctgctgcgggACGTCAG GAGTGTGGTGGCCCCCACAGACCTGGGACGCTTTGACAGCATGGTGATGCCGCTGGAGCTGGAGGCTTTTGATGCCCTCAAGAGCCGCTCAG TGCGCTCGCCTGCCCTGCGCCCAGCCCACCACGATGTCACCCCCAAGCGACACCTCATCACGCCTGTGCCTG ATTACCGTGGAGGGTTCCTGCTGAAACCAGCAGGGGCCCCTGAAccagaggaagctgaggggCTGCCACagagcccggcccggccgcggGCCTCCCCAAGCCCCCGCCGACTACACCCCCGCGCCTACACCCCACTCCCTGACGTGCCAGTGGACGCCTACGCCTATGCCAGTGGCCCCTCACCCACCTCTAGCCCCAGGCCCCCCAACTGGCTGCTGGCCGAGCCCCcgcacagcccccagccccaggatGGGCGCTCCTCGGTGCTGGTGAAGCCCCGGAGAGGACGGGCTCCCCTCACActgggaggggagaggggggcTGTACCCCTCGCCAATGGCCccagggaggaagaggaggaggaggagcggcTGCTGACTGTCACCTTGTCCAAGCTGAAGCATTCACTGG GGATCAGCATCTCTGGTGGCATTGAATCACGGGCACAGCCGATGGTGAAGATTGAGAAGATCTTCCCAGGAGGGGCCGCTTTCCTCAGTGGTGTCCTCAAG GCAGGGCATGAGCTGGTGTCAGTAGATGGAGAGAGCCTGCAGAACGTCACGCACCAGCGCGCCGTGGACATCATCCGCCAGGCCTACCGCAACAAAGCCAAGGAGCCCATGGAGCTGGTGGTGCGGGTGCCTGCTGCCCCCCCGGAGTGA
- the SFXN3 gene encoding sideroflexin-3 isoform X2, with protein sequence MPPTLPTNIDIREPRWDQSTFQGRAKHFFTVTDPRNLLLSGAALDEARRLVLAYRAGTVPPGLTEDELWRAKYIYDSAFHPDTGEKMLLIGRMSAQVPMNMTITGCMMTFYRTTPAVVFWQWVNQSFNAIVNYTNRSGDAPITPSQLGTAYVSATGGAVVTALGLKSLTKHLPAIIGRYVPFAAVAAANCINIPLMRQRELKVGIPITDENGNRLGESTAAAQKAIFQVVVSRIGMAAPAMAIPPVIMNMLEKRAFLKRYPYLNAPLQVGLVGLCLVFATPLCCALFPQKSSMQVSRLEPSVQAQIREVDPQLQTVYFNKGL encoded by the exons ATGCCCCCCACGCTGCCCACCAACATCGACATCCGCGAGCCCCGCTGGGATCAGAGCACGTTCCAGGGCCGGGCCAAGCACTTCTTCACCGTCACCGACCCCCGCAACCTGCTGCTGTCGGGGGCAGCCCTGGATGAGGCGCGCCGCCTGGTGCTGGCCTACAG GGCGGGCACGGTGCCCCCGGGGCTGACCGAGGATGAGCTGTGGCGTGCCAAGTACATCTATGATTCCGCCTTCCACCCCGACACGGGAGAAAAGATGCTGCTCATCGGGCGCATGTCAGCTCAGGTACCCATGAACATGACTATCACAGGTTGTATGATGACCTTCTACAG GACCACACCAGCTGTGGTGTTCTGGCAGTGGGTGAACCAGTCCTTCAATGCCATCGTTAACTACACCAACCGCAGCGGGGATGCCCCCATCACACCCAG CCAGCTGGGGACAGCCTACGTGAGCGCCACCGGAGGGGCAGTTGTTACAGCACTGGGGCTCAAGTCCCTCACCAAG CACCTGCCGGCCATCATCGGGCGCTATGTGCCTTTTGCGGCCGTGGCTGCTGCCAACTGCATCAACATCCCGCTGATGAGGCAGAG GGAACTCAAAGTGGGGATCCCCATCACAGATGAGAATGGGAACCGCCTGGGTGAGTCCACGGCAGCTGCCCAGAAGGCCATCTTCCAGGTGGTGGTGTCCCGCATTGGGATGGCAGCCCCGGCCATGG CCATCCCCCCGGTGATCATGAATATGCTGGAGAAGAGAGCCTTCCTCAAG CGGTACCCGTACCTGAATGCTCCCCTGCAGGTTGGCTTGGTGGGACTCTG CTTGGTGTTTGCAACcccgctgtgctgtgctctcttCCCACAGAAGAG CTCGATGCAGGTGAGCCGCCTGGAGCCCAGCGTCCAAGCTCAGATCCGGGAGGTGGACCCACAGCTGCAAACTGTCTACTTCAACaaggggctgtga
- the SFXN3 gene encoding sideroflexin-3 isoform X1, which yields MCARAARPRLPRTRAPCHAWVQGNTPKSTHTHAPTRVPARLISPTRVRPAFIPTRFPASWPCRAARRSAWSTWPRSAPAATALAAPPALPLPAWGGPVTGADVIGAERRVAERALPGARMPPTLPTNIDIREPRWDQSTFQGRAKHFFTVTDPRNLLLSGAALDEARRLVLAYRAGTVPPGLTEDELWRAKYIYDSAFHPDTGEKMLLIGRMSAQVPMNMTITGCMMTFYRTTPAVVFWQWVNQSFNAIVNYTNRSGDAPITPSQLGTAYVSATGGAVVTALGLKSLTKHLPAIIGRYVPFAAVAAANCINIPLMRQRELKVGIPITDENGNRLGESTAAAQKAIFQVVVSRIGMAAPAMAIPPVIMNMLEKRAFLKRYPYLNAPLQVGLVGLCLVFATPLCCALFPQKSSMQVSRLEPSVQAQIREVDPQLQTVYFNKGL from the exons ATGTGCGCACGGGCGGCTCGTCCCCGTTTGCCGCGCACGCGTGCACCGTGCCACGCGTGGGTGCAAGGAAACACGCCCAAATCCACGCATACGCACGCGCCCACTCGTGTTCCCGCCCGCTTGATCTCCCCCACGCGGGTCCGCCCCGCGTTCATCCCCACTCGTTTCCCCGCCTCGTGGCCGTGCCGCGCCGCACGTCGCTCCGCGTGGAGCACATGGCCCCGCTCGGCCCCGGCCGCCACCGCCTTGGCCGCCCCCCCCGCGCTCCCACTCCCGGCGTGGGGCGGCCCCGTGACGGGCGCGGACGTCATCGGGGCGGAGCGACGCGTTGCCGAGCGGGCGCTGCCCGGAGCC AGGATGCCCCCCACGCTGCCCACCAACATCGACATCCGCGAGCCCCGCTGGGATCAGAGCACGTTCCAGGGCCGGGCCAAGCACTTCTTCACCGTCACCGACCCCCGCAACCTGCTGCTGTCGGGGGCAGCCCTGGATGAGGCGCGCCGCCTGGTGCTGGCCTACAG GGCGGGCACGGTGCCCCCGGGGCTGACCGAGGATGAGCTGTGGCGTGCCAAGTACATCTATGATTCCGCCTTCCACCCCGACACGGGAGAAAAGATGCTGCTCATCGGGCGCATGTCAGCTCAGGTACCCATGAACATGACTATCACAGGTTGTATGATGACCTTCTACAG GACCACACCAGCTGTGGTGTTCTGGCAGTGGGTGAACCAGTCCTTCAATGCCATCGTTAACTACACCAACCGCAGCGGGGATGCCCCCATCACACCCAG CCAGCTGGGGACAGCCTACGTGAGCGCCACCGGAGGGGCAGTTGTTACAGCACTGGGGCTCAAGTCCCTCACCAAG CACCTGCCGGCCATCATCGGGCGCTATGTGCCTTTTGCGGCCGTGGCTGCTGCCAACTGCATCAACATCCCGCTGATGAGGCAGAG GGAACTCAAAGTGGGGATCCCCATCACAGATGAGAATGGGAACCGCCTGGGTGAGTCCACGGCAGCTGCCCAGAAGGCCATCTTCCAGGTGGTGGTGTCCCGCATTGGGATGGCAGCCCCGGCCATGG CCATCCCCCCGGTGATCATGAATATGCTGGAGAAGAGAGCCTTCCTCAAG CGGTACCCGTACCTGAATGCTCCCCTGCAGGTTGGCTTGGTGGGACTCTG CTTGGTGTTTGCAACcccgctgtgctgtgctctcttCCCACAGAAGAG CTCGATGCAGGTGAGCCGCCTGGAGCCCAGCGTCCAAGCTCAGATCCGGGAGGTGGACCCACAGCTGCAAACTGTCTACTTCAACaaggggctgtga
- the LZTS2 gene encoding leucine zipper putative tumor suppressor 2, translating to MAIVQTLPVSIEATPEAAAQLRTATRSPLPTHGTMGSVGSLIASRPCHDRSCQPAGAGGSFRVQDTLLRASPPDPLLHTLPPKKPCSATAHAYTNEVFHGEWLEAASPVSPCSDSDEARDEQAPSGGIRGPPPKLVPVSGKLEENVEKTLIRPMAFKPVVPKVRAAPGPASQGVRPGAAALSESQVSLTHLLGTTGADKPGSLSCRTSSHSGTLSDSGRNSLSSLPTYSTGCSQHTEPGNLTATPHSHPEPPGGYRPPAGPSNSDSGRSSSSKSTGSLSGRGRPSSESGSCGRSPLPGEEVLLVRELEDKLREREAELQQLRDSLDENEVAICQVYEEKQRRCEQELEGLRQRCAAQVRQAAQQAQRGQQVLQLQVLQLQQEKKQLQEDFAQLLQERELLERRCASFQREHTELGPRLEETKWEVCQKSGEISLLKQQLKESQAELAQRGTELLVLRAQLREARAELQAGEQQARGLQEAARLKALELEVCANELQRRKSEADLFRAKAGRLEQEVAGLRDAARGCCPQPSEGCPESGEELRGMAGLQRQLERLRAEVALERQRGQEQRDAFEQERSTWQGEKEKVIQYQKQLQLNYVQMYRRNRRLEQRLQHLRLQGEEPPTEPCETPGPDLPFEEITATEI from the exons ATGGCCATTGTGCAGACACTGCCAGTTTCCATCGAGGCCACGCCTGaggctgctgcccagctccgCACTGCCACCCGCTCCCCCCTGCCCACCCACGGCACCATGGGCAGTGTGGGCAGCCTGATTGCCAGCCGACCATGCCACGATCGCTCCTGCCAGCCTGCTGGTGCTGGTGGTTCCTTCCGTGTGCAGGATACGCTGCTGCGAGCCAGCCCCCCGGATCCCCTGCTCCACACTTTGCCCCCCAAGAAGCCGTGCTCAGCCACTGCCCATGCCTACACCAATGAAGTTTTTCATGGGGAGTGGCTGGAGGCAGCCTCTCCCGTCAGCCCCTGCAGCGACTCAGACGAGGCACGGGATGAACAAGCCCCAAGTGGTGGCATCCGGGGGCCGCCCCCCAAGCTTGTCCCTGTCTCTGGCAAGCTAGAAGAG AATGTGGAGAAGACCCTGATCCGCCCTATGGCATTCAAACCGGTGGTACCCAAAGTCAGGGCTGCTCCGGGCCCGGCCAGCCAAGGGGTACGTCCAGGGGCTGCAGCATTATCAGAGAGCCAGGTGAGCCTCACCCACCTGCTGGGGACCACCGGGGCCGACAAGCCTGGCTCACTGAGCTGCCGCACCAGCAGCCACTCAGGCACGCTCTCAGACTCGGGACGCAACTCTCTGTCCAGCCTGCCCACctacagcacaggctgcagccaACATACTGAGCCTGGCAACCTCACAGCCACCCCTCACAGCCACCCTGAGCCCCCAGGTGGCTACCGCCCACCAGCCGGCCCCTCCAACTCGGACAGTGGGCGCTCATCCTCCAGCAAAAGCACGGGCTCGCTGAGTGGCCGGGGCCGGCCCTCCTCCGAGAGTGGCTCCTGCGGGCGCTCGCCGCTGCCTGGTGAGGAGGTTCTGCTGGTGCGTGAACTGGAGGACAAGCTGCGGGAGAGGGAGGccgagctgcagcagctgcggGACAGCCTGGATGAGAATGAGGTGGCCATCTGCCAG GTGTATGAAGAGAAGCAGCGTCGCtgtgagcaggagctggagggTTTGCGGCAGCGCTGTGCGGCCCAGGTGCGACAGGCGGCCCAGCAGGCGCAGCGTGGGCAGCAggtcctgcagctccaggtgctgcagctgcagcaggagaagaaGCAACTGCAGGAGGActttgctcagctgctgcaggagcgGGAGCTGCTGGAGCGTCGCTGCGCATCCTTCCAGCGGGAGCACACTGAGCTGGGGCCACGGCTGGAGGAGACCAAGTGGGAG GTGTGCCAGAAGTCGGGTGAGATCtccctgctgaagcagcagctgaaggagtcGCAGGCAGAACTGGCGCAGCGCGGTACGGAACTGCTGGTGCTGCGAGCGCAGCTGCGCGAGGCGCGGGCCGAGCTGCAGGCAGGTGAGCAGCAGGCACGGGGGCTGCAGGAGGCCGCCCGGCTGAAGGCACTGGAGCTGGAGGTGTGCGCCAATGAACTGCAGCGACGCAAGAGCGAGGCTGACCTGTTCCGTGCCAAAGCGGGCCGTCTGGAGCAGGAGGTGGCCGGGCTGCGGGATGCCGCCCGAGGATGCTGCCCTCAGCCCAGCGAGGGCTGCCCCGAGTCCGGTGAGGAGCTGCGGGGCATGGCGGGGCTGCAGCGGCAGCTGGAGAGGCTGCGGGCAGAGGTGGCCCTGGAGCGGCAGCGCGGGCAGGAGCAGCGGGACGCCTTCGAGCAGGAGCGCAGCACGtggcagggagagaaggagaaggtgaTCCAGtaccagaagcagctgcagctgaactACGTGCAGATGTACCGCCGCAACCGGCGCCTGGAGCAGCGGCTGCAACACCTCcggctgcagggagaggaacCCCCGACAGAACCCTGCGAGACCCCCGGCCCCGATCTGCCCTTTGAGGAGATCACGGCCACTGAGATCTGA